The following are from one region of the Myotis daubentonii chromosome 2, mMyoDau2.1, whole genome shotgun sequence genome:
- the LOC132227098 gene encoding ubiquinol-cytochrome-c reductase complex assembly factor 6, with protein sequence MPAGVPWTTYLKMFTASLLAMFAGSQVVHRYYLPDLTIPEIPPKPGELKTELLGLKERQHNPQTSQQ encoded by the exons ATGCCCGCGGGCGTGCCCTGGACCACCTACCTGAAGATGTTCACCGCCAGCCTCCTGGCCATGTTCGCGGGGTCCCAAGTGGTGCACAGGTACTACCTGCCGGACCTG acaataCCTGAAATCCCACCAAAGCCTGGAGAACTCAAAACGGAGCTTTTGGGACTGAAAGAGAGGCAACACAACCCTCAAACTTCTCAGCAGTAG